GGTGCCATCATCGTTGTAACTCAGCTCTGTATATTTTACAGAACGCTTGTTGTCAGCTCCACCAGACAAAGAACTGTCATGATAAAATAAATACCATTTCTCTTTAAAATGAACAATAGAATGGTGCGTTGTCCAGCCTATCACTGGAGAAAGGATTTTCCCTTGATATTCATAAGGTCCAAGCGGATCTTTACTGATAGCGTATACAATATTGTGGGTAGTACCAGTGGAATAAGAAAGATAATAATACCCGTTGTATTTATGTACCCATGGACCTTCAAAATATCTTCTCTCTTCATCTCCAGCAAGAATCGGATTTCCGTTCGTATCGATGATGGATATTTCTCTAGGTTCACCTTCAAAGCTCAGCATATCCTCGCTCAACTCCGCTACGATAGGTCCAAGAGCTGGTGCCGTTTCAGACGGCCCCTCAGCATCCGGAACAAATGAGCTGGTTTGCCATTTTTCAAGTTGACCTCCCCAAAGACCCCCAAAGTATATATACGATTTACCATCATCATCAACGAAAACGGCGGGATCAATGCTATAACTGCCGGGAATGTAGCTTGGTTCAGGTGTAAATGGTCCGGAAGGTGAAGCTGAGGTGGCGACCCCGATTCGGAAAATATCGTCATGGTCTCTAGC
This genomic stretch from Paenibacillus sp. FSL H7-0737 harbors:
- a CDS encoding glycoside hydrolase family 43 protein, producing MTKPVQPNEPLVTHIYTADPSAHVFEGKIYIYPSHDLDHEMISNDNGDQYNMEDYHVLSIDGDGSPCVDHGEVLHVKDVPWAKQQMWAPDAAYKNNTYYLFFPARDHDDIFRIGVATSASPSGPFTPEPSYIPGSYSIDPAVFVDDDGKSYIYFGGLWGGQLEKWQTSSFVPDAEGPSETAPALGPIVAELSEDMLSFEGEPREISIIDTNGNPILAGDEERRYFEGPWVHKYNGYYYLSYSTGTTHNIVYAISKDPLGPYEYQGKILSPVIGWTTHHSIVHFKEKWYLFYHDSSLSGGADNKRSVKYTELSYNDDGTIQTIHP